Proteins from a genomic interval of Papaver somniferum cultivar HN1 chromosome 4, ASM357369v1, whole genome shotgun sequence:
- the LOC113271609 gene encoding histone-lysine N-methyltransferase SETD1B-like, which translates to MFPAMDSRILLVLLVSLLTHSLLSTEVQSKSTTSKISVMGIVYCDMCSNNTFVRHSYFLPGVKVHLNCKFKATSPTTREEITFSVNRTTDKHGVYRLEIPSVDGISCADGLSMESYCQASLIGSSSSSCSVPGLKTTTDGITVKSKHANLCIYSLNALNFRPTTRNITLCGYEKEISTDDLNSSKFFFPFFPPFPFPFPFPPMPSLPFPPLGPLPPFPSLPFPPFPSLPFPFPNPPTLPFPFPPFPPAPSSAPPAFNIKDPKTWIPSPPRNSQSQNP; encoded by the exons ATGTTTCCTGCCATGGATTCAAGGATTCTCTTAGTTCTTCTGGTTTCTCTGCTTACTCATTCTTTACTTTCTACGGAAGTTCaatcaaaatcaacaacttcTAAAATCAGTGTCATGGGTATTGTGTACTGCGATATGTGCTCTAATAACACCTTTGTTAGACATAGTTACTTCTTACCAG GTGTGAAAGTTCACTTGAACTGCAAATTCAAAGCAACTTCACCGACAACAAGAGAAGAGATTACCTTCTCAGTTAACAGAACTACTGATAAACATGGTGTTTACAGGCTGGAAATCCCATCTGTTGACGGAATTAGTTGTGCTGACGGTTTATCAATGGAGTCATATTGCCAAGCAAGTTTGATTGGGAGTTCATCATCTTCGTGCAGTGTTCCTGGACTGAAAACAACAACAGATGGAATAACAGTCAAATCAAAACATGCAAATCTCTGTATTTACAGCTTAAATGCATTGAATTTCAGACCAACAACAAGAAATATTACCTTGTGTGGATATGAGAAAGAAATATCCACAGATGATCTGAACTCATCGAAattcttttttcctttctttccacCATTTCCTTTTCCGTTTCCTTTCCCACCAATGCCTTCATTGCCTTTTCCTCCACTAGGACCGTTACCACCTTTCCCTTCCCTCCCGTTCCCACCGTTTCCTTCTTTGCCATTTCCATTTCCAAATCCACCAACACTACCTTTCCCGTTCCCACCTTTTCCTCCAGCCCCTTCCTCTGCACCTCCTGCTTTCAATATTAAAGACCCTAAGACTTGGATACCTTCCCCTCCTAGAAATTCTCAAAGCCAAAATCCATGA
- the LOC113271608 gene encoding glutamate-1-semialdehyde 2,1-aminomutase 2, chloroplastic-like — protein MASISASGVSLSWISQLPSSSSSASASSSSSSWPSHRRGATQIKMTVSVEKKKFTTQKSEEIFNAAKDLMPGGVNSPVRAFKSVGGQPIIIDSVKGSRMWDVDGNEYIDYVGSWGPAIIGHADDEVIAALTETMKKGTSFGAPCVLENVLAEMVISAVPSIEMVRFVNSGTEACMGVLRLARAFTGCQKIIKFEGCYHGHADPFLVKAGSGVATLGLPDSPGVPKAATSDTLTSPYNDIETVKELFAANKGEIAAVILEAVVGNSGYIEPKPEFLNSLRQITKENDALLIFDEVMTGFRLSYGGAQEYFGITPDLTTLGKIIGGGLPVGAYGGRREIMEMVAPAGPMYQAGTLSGNPLAMTAGIHTLKRLQEPGTYQYLDKITGELTQGILDAGKRAGHEMCGGYIRGMFGFFFTGGPVYSFEDAKKSDTAKFAKFHRGMLEEGVYLAPSQFEAGFTGLAHTSEDIQQTIAAAEKVLRQI, from the exons ATGGCGAGCATATCAGCGTCAGGAGTTAGTCTCTCATGGATCTCTCAGTTaccctcttcatcatcatcagcatcagcatcttcttcttcatcttcttggcctTCTCATCGACGTGGAGCTACTCAAATCAAAATGACAGTTTCAGTAGAGAAGAAAAAGTTCACTACACAGAAATCAGAAGAGATTTTCAATGCTGCTAAG GATTTGATGCCTGGTGGTGTAAATTCCCCAGTCCGTGCCTTCAAATCAGTTGGTGGACAACCAATTATAATCGACTCTGTGAAGGGTTCACGTATGTGGGATGTAGATGGAAATGAGTACATCGATTATGTTGGTTCATGGGGTCCTGCAATCATTGGTCATGCTGATGATGAG GTGATTGCTGCTTTAACTGAGACAATGAAGAAAGGAACAAGCTTTGGTGCTCCATGTGTTCTAGAGAATGTGTTAGCAGAGATGGTGATTTCTGCTGTTCCAAGTATTGAGATGGTTCGCTTTGTCAATTCAGGAACAGAAGCCTGTATGGGTGTACTACGATTGGCTCGAGCATTCACTGGTTGCCAAAAGATAATTAAGTTTGAGGGTTGCTATCATGGACATGCTGACCCCTTCCTCGTCAAGGCTGGTAGTGGTGTTGCAACTCTAGGGCTTCCTGACTCACCAGGTGTTCCTAAAGCTGCCACCTCTGATACTCTTACCTCTCCTTACAATGATATCGAGACCGTGAAAGAACTGTTTGCAGCGAACAAAGGAGAGATTGCTGCTGTGATCCTTGAAGCTGTTGTTGGAAACTCTGGATACATAGAACCAAAACCTGAGTTCCTAAATTCTCTTCGTCAAATTACCAAAGAAAATGATGCTCTTCTCATCTTCGACGAAGTTATGACTGGATTCCGTCTGTCTTATGGTGGAGCTCAAGAATATTTTGGTATAACGCCTGATTTAACAACACTTGGGAAGATCATTGGTGGTGGCTTGCCTGTAGGTGCTTATGGTGGGAGAAGGGAAATCATGGAAATGGTTGCTCCTGCAGGACCCATGTACCAAGCTGGTACTTTGAGTGGGAACCCTTTGGCAATGACAGCAGGTATTCACACACTTAAGCGGCTGCAGGAACCTGGAACATACCAGTACTTGGATAAGATCACCGGAGAGCTTACCCAGGGGATTTTAGATGCTGGAAAGAGAGCTGGGCATGAGATGTGTGGTGGATATATTAGGGGAATGTTTGGGTTCTTCTTCACAGGAGGACCAGTTTACAGCTTTGAGGATGCAAAGAAGAGTGACACTGCCAAGTTCGCCAAGTTTCACAGGGGAATGTTGGAGGAAGGTGTGTATTTGGCACCATCACAGTTTGAAGCTGGGTTTACAGGTTTGGCACATACTTCTGAAGACATCCAACAGACAATAGCAGCAGCCGAGAAAGTCTTGCGGCAGATTTAA